TTGAAACTGGGAGGCGTACAGGCATGTTGTGTACGTGTGACAGCCAAAGGCCCGGGAGTTTGTCCTGCATCTCATGTACGTCCGGGGCAGGTGTCGAGAATCTTTTTTGACGAAGTGATACTGGAGTAAGACAAGTCAGGCAGATGTGAATAAAGTGGCATTGGATAAAACGATAATCAAGTTAATATAAAAGTTATACGTATGAAGAACAAATTACCGGAAAACAATTCCACCCGCCTTGCCTCATTGGACATTCTGAGAGGTTTTGATTTATTTCTCCTGGTCTTTTTTCAACCTGTATTTGCGGCGTTGGTGCGGCAGATGAACCTGCCGTTTCTTAACGACATACTCTACCAGTTTGACCATGAGGTTTGGGAAGGATTCCGTTTCTGGGATTTGGTGATGCCGCTTTTTCTCTTTATGACAGGAGCTTCCATGCCGTTTTCATTGTCGAGATACATAGGGACTACCGGAAGTTATCGGCCTGTTTATCGCAGGATTCTGAAACGGGTCATCCTGTTGTTTATCTTCGGGATGATTGTACAAGGCAATTTGCTTGGCTTGGACAGCCAACATCTTTATTTGTATTCCAATACGTTGCAGTCTATTGCTGTCGGTTATTTTATTGCTGCGGTTATTCAGTTGCACTTCTCGTTCAGGTGGCAGGTCGGGATAACGCTGCTGCTCCTTCTCGTCTACTGGATTCCGATGACGTTTTTCGGTGATTTTACACCCACGGGAAATTTTGCCGAGCAAGTGGACAGATGCGTCTTAGGGTGTTTCCGGGACGGGGTATTTTGGAATGAGGACGGAACTTGGAGCTTCTCTCCATCCTACAACTATACATGGATATGGAGTAGCCTGACATTCGGAGTGACCGTCATGCTCGGAGCGTTTGCCGGAAAAATAATGAAAGAGGGTAAGGCGAACCGGAGAAAGGTGGTGCAAACGTTGCTGGTTGTCGGACTTGTTCTTGTAGGCTTGGCATTGTTGTGGAGTCTGCAGATGCCTATTATCAAACGTATCTGGACAGGTAGTATGACGCTGCTTTCCGGCGGATATTGCTTTCTGCTGATGGCATTGTTCTATTATTGGATTGACTACAAGGGACATACCCGCGGATTGAACTGGCTGAAAGTGTATGGCATGAATTCTATCACAGCTTATCTGTTGGGTGAAGTCGTGAATTTCCGTTGCGTTGCCGCTTCGGTCAGCTACGGGCTTGAGCAATACCTGGGTGGCTATTACTCCGTGTGGCTTACTTTCGCCAATTATCTGATTGTCTTTTTCCTGTTGAGAGCGATGTATAAGAGCGGCTTATTTTTAAAAGTCTGATGAAATGACGATTGATGCAGTAGGCTATATTTAGCTTGCGTATTGGATATATATGCCCAGCGTGCTGGATCTATATACCCAGTACGCTGGATCTATATACCCAATGCGCTGGATCTATATGCCCAATACGCACAGTAAATATCTCCTTGTAAGTAGTTGGTGTACAGCGTTATTCTGCAATGCTTTCCGCTCTCTCCAACGCTATATTAATGTTCGGACAGATATTCTCTTTCCCCAGCAATTCATAGAAGCCGGATTTTTCCAATACCTTGTGTACCTTATCGTTTACGCCGGAAAGGATGACAGTCGTTTTTTCTTTCTGCGACATTTCACAGAGTACAGTCAAGTTGTGGATACCCGTAGAATCAATGAACGGTACTTTTCGCATACGGATGATACGCACTTTCGGGCGGTCACCCAGTTGTGCCATGGTTTCTTCGAATTTGGTAGCGATACCGAAGAAATAAGGACCATTGATTTCGTATACCTCTACGCCTTTGGGGATGATGAGGTTTTCTTCGTGCACGGCAATGTCCGATTCTTTGTTCGGATCAATTTCGTCCGTGATTACGGAGATTTCGGTCGTCTCCATTACACGTTTCATAAAGAGCACGCAGGCAATGATTAATCCTACCTCGATGGCAACGGTCAAATCGAAGATAACCGTAAGGAAGAAAGTGATAAGCAGGACAGTGACGTCTGATTTCGGGTTTTTCAATAAAGCCTTGAATACACGCCAGCCGCTCATATTATACGATACAATGACCAGTACCCCGGCAAGACATGCCATCGGGATATATTGTGCCAGCGGCATCAGGAAAAGCAGGATAAGGAGCAGCACTACCGCATGGATAATTCCGGCTATCGGTGTCTTGCCGCCGTTGTTGATATTCGTCATGGTACGGGCGATGGCTCCGGTAGCGGGGATACCACCGAACAGGGGGGCCACGATATTTGCCGCGCCTTGTGCGATAAGTTCCGTATTGGAGTCGTGGCGGTCGCCAATCACGCCATCGGCTACGGTGGCAGACAACAGCGATTCAATAGCTCCTAATACGGCAATAGTGATAGCCACCGGAAACAACTCTCTGACAGCTTCCCAATCCAAAGCAGGCACGACAGCATCGGGCAGTTCGGATTTAATCGTGAAACGGTCGCCTATCGTCTGGATGCAGTCGATTCCACCGAAAGTCTTCATCAGATAAACGGCAACGGTGACAACGACAATCGCTATCAGTGAGCCGGGAATTTTCTTTGAAAACTTGGGAGTAATGGCGATGATAATAATGCTGACAATACTTACAATGGTGTTCCACCAGTTGATGGTATCGAAATGACGGAAATAAATCATCCACTTGCCGACGAAGTCTCCCGGAACTTTCTCATCTCCGAAGGATAAACCGAAAATATCGGCAATCTGGGTAGTGAAAATGGTGACGGCAATACCGCTGGTGAATCCGACAATGATAGGATAAGGGATGAATTTGATGACCGCTCCGAGCTTGAATACTCCTAGTAATACGAGCAGCACGCCCGCCATAAGCGTGGCTACAATCAATCCGGCTTCGCCATATTGCTGAATGATGCCGTAGATGATAACGATGAAAGCTCCCGTCGGACCACCGATCTGAACCTTGCTTCCACCCAGCAGGGAGATGATGAATCCGGCAATGATAGCGGTGATAATACCTTTTTCGGGCGATACTCCCGATGCGATACCGAAGGCGATGGCCAATGGAAGTGCCACGATACCTACGATGATACCGGCCATCAGGTCCGCCATAAACGTTTCTTTCGAATAATTCTTTAGACAAGAAACCAGTTTGGGTTTAAATTCAAATAGCTTCATTTTTATGAGTTGTTATACGTGTTATCCATCCTTTTTGCAAAGTAGAGGTTGCAAAATTATATAAAATAATCGAAATAAGTATGTTATCCAGCATATTATTTACCTGTTGATAGATTTCATC
The DNA window shown above is from Bacteroides faecium and carries:
- a CDS encoding SulP family inorganic anion transporter, with amino-acid sequence MKLFEFKPKLVSCLKNYSKETFMADLMAGIIVGIVALPLAIAFGIASGVSPEKGIITAIIAGFIISLLGGSKVQIGGPTGAFIVIIYGIIQQYGEAGLIVATLMAGVLLVLLGVFKLGAVIKFIPYPIIVGFTSGIAVTIFTTQIADIFGLSFGDEKVPGDFVGKWMIYFRHFDTINWWNTIVSIVSIIIIAITPKFSKKIPGSLIAIVVVTVAVYLMKTFGGIDCIQTIGDRFTIKSELPDAVVPALDWEAVRELFPVAITIAVLGAIESLLSATVADGVIGDRHDSNTELIAQGAANIVAPLFGGIPATGAIARTMTNINNGGKTPIAGIIHAVVLLLILLFLMPLAQYIPMACLAGVLVIVSYNMSGWRVFKALLKNPKSDVTVLLITFFLTVIFDLTVAIEVGLIIACVLFMKRVMETTEISVITDEIDPNKESDIAVHEENLIIPKGVEVYEINGPYFFGIATKFEETMAQLGDRPKVRIIRMRKVPFIDSTGIHNLTVLCEMSQKEKTTVILSGVNDKVHKVLEKSGFYELLGKENICPNINIALERAESIAE
- a CDS encoding acyltransferase family protein, whose translation is MKNKLPENNSTRLASLDILRGFDLFLLVFFQPVFAALVRQMNLPFLNDILYQFDHEVWEGFRFWDLVMPLFLFMTGASMPFSLSRYIGTTGSYRPVYRRILKRVILLFIFGMIVQGNLLGLDSQHLYLYSNTLQSIAVGYFIAAVIQLHFSFRWQVGITLLLLLVYWIPMTFFGDFTPTGNFAEQVDRCVLGCFRDGVFWNEDGTWSFSPSYNYTWIWSSLTFGVTVMLGAFAGKIMKEGKANRRKVVQTLLVVGLVLVGLALLWSLQMPIIKRIWTGSMTLLSGGYCFLLMALFYYWIDYKGHTRGLNWLKVYGMNSITAYLLGEVVNFRCVAASVSYGLEQYLGGYYSVWLTFANYLIVFFLLRAMYKSGLFLKV